CCAAGGGGTTTGTCTTTATCGGCTATACGGAAAACGAGTTTCGGGACATGACCAACTCGAAGCGGCCTATCAAGAATCCGGATGATTTAAAGGGATTGAAAATAAGAGTGCTGGAAGCGCCCATGATGATCGACACCTTCAAAGCCCTGGGAACAAACCCGACGCCCCTGCCCTTCCCGGAGATATACAACGCCCTGCAGCAGAAGGTCATCGATGGTCAGGATAACCCGATCTTCACCTCGATTATGATGAAATTCACCGAGGTGAACAAGTTCGCGACGATCACCAACCATGTTCTCACCGAATGCCCAACCGTCGTCAGCCGGGATTTCTGGAAATCCCTTACCCCCCCTCAGCAGAAGATATTCCGGGAGGCTGCGGCGGTGCAGCTCAAGGTAAACCGGGAAGGCAACGCCAAAAACAGGCTGGTGGCCCTGGAGAAGGCGAAGGCCCAGAATGTGGATGTGCATGTTCTCACGGCCGGGGAGCGAGAGGCCTTCAAGAAGGTCGTCCAGCCGGTGTTGGAGAAGTACCGCGCCTCGTACGGGGCGGAATGGTTCGATTTCTACCTCAAAAAGATCGACTTCCACGCGAAGAAGAAGTAACCCGGCAAAAAGATGGATGGTATTTTAAGGAAGCTCAACAGGTTCGAGGAGGGGATGGTCGGCTTCGCCCTCCTCGGCCTGGCGCTGCTTACGGCTGTTGAAACCTGCCTTCGTTATACGATCTCTTATACCTTCAGTTGGTTCGGCGAACTCGCGAACTATACGATGATTTTCTGCGCCTACCTCGGCGCCTCGATCGGCGTGAAGTACGGGACCCACTTTTCGATGGAGGCGCTGTCCGAATATCTTCCCGACCGGGCGAGTCATGCGCTCAAGGTCCTGGCATACGGCATCTCGGGCGTCATCTGCCTGCTTTTCGTTTACTACGGGACCATCCATATTTTGAAAACAAGCGCCTTCGGCGTCAAGAGCCCCGCGCTGCAGTTGCCGATGTTCATCCCCTATCTGCCGATTCCGCTTTTTTCGGCGACGATGGGGTTCCGCTTTTTTGTCCTTTCCCTTCAGCACTTCCGGGGGTTTTTGAAAAACGAGCCTTTCGCGCGTATCAGGAGGAAGTAGCCTTTGACCTTGACTATCGTTTTGCTTTGTTTTTTGATATTTCTTGTCATAGGCATGCCGATCGCACTCGTTCTGGGGGCGACCACCGCTGTTTATCTGATTTTTATCGCCCACGCCCCCCTTACCTCGCTCATCCAGCAGCTCTTTAATGGGCTGGACAATTTTGTCCTGCTGGGGGTGCCGTTTTTTATCCTTGCCGGCAATATCATGGCGGAGGGGGCCATCTCCAAACGGCTGGTTGCGGTTATGAGGCTATGCGTGAGGAGATTTACCGGCGGACTTGCCATGGCCTCCGTTTTGGCCTGCCTGTTTTTTGCGGCCATTTCCGGTTCATCGCCGGCCACAGTAATCGCGATCGGCGGCATCATGATGCCGGCCCTCATCAAGGATGGCTACGGGGAGCGCTTTTCCGTCGGCCTTCTCACCTCCGCCGGTTCCCTCGGCATTTTGATTCCGCCCAGCATCCCGATGATTCTCTATGCACTGGTAATGAATGTCTCCGTTGCCGAGCTTTTTCTGGCCGGCTTCCTGCCGGGTCTGTTTATCGGGGGCGTCCTGATGACCTATTCCGTCATCAGGGCAAAAAGACAGGGATGGCGTTCCGAGGATAGCTACACCCTCGCGGAGGGGACAAAAATCATCAAAGAGGGACTGTGGGCGTTGTTTCTTCCCCTCCTGGTCCTCGGCGGGATATACGGGGGTATTTTCACCCCGACGGAGGCAGCGGCGGTTTCCGTTGTTTACGCCCTTTTGGTTGAACTTTTCATCTACAGGGAACTGAAACCGCGCCAGCTATTTTCCGTCTGCAGGGATTCCGCGATCCTGTCAGGATCGCTGCTCTTCATCCTCTCCTGTGCGATGAGCTTCATCTGGATGCTGACCGTCGAGCAAATTCCGGTAAAACTTGCCGAGGTCATCGTCTCGAACATCGAGAGCAAATGGCTCTTTCTACTGGCCGTAAACGGCGTGCTTTTGCTCATCGGCGGCCTCATGGACATCGTGACGGCGATAGTGGTAATCTCACCGATTCTGGCCGAGACGCTCAACCGGTACGATATCAATTACATTCACTACGGCATTATCATGATCGTAAATGTCGAACTGGGGTTCCTGACCCCGCCCTTCGGCCTCAATCTCTTTGTAGCAATGGCCGTTATGAGGCGCTCCCTCGTGGAAATAAGCAGGGCGGTGCTGCCGTTCATCCTCCTCTTTTTGGCCTGTCTTCTCATCATTACCTATGTCCCGCAGCTCTCCACGCTGCTGCCGGAGCTTTTCCTCAGGTAAATTTTTTCTTTACAGATCGGCCAATAACCGGGATAGTCCGAGACCCGCCTTCTCCAGCTCTTGCGAGGCGGCCAACGCCTTTTCGTAAAGCGGCGTGCCCTTGGTCTCGCTTGCCTTTTCCAGCCATTTGGAAAATTTCTGCCCATGCTGTGCGTTGCTTTTCGCCCATGAACTGATCAGCGTTTTCAGCCTGCCCTTTTCGTCGGAGGGGAATTTCTCGAGGATTTTGTCCACCATCGCCTTGATCGTACTTTCCGGAACCGCGCCGAGGATCTCGTCCACCTTCTGCCCGTCCACAAAAAACATCTGCATCGGGATGCTCATTATCTGATACTTGGTCGCTGTCTGCTGGTTCTCGTCCACGTTGATCTTGCAGAACTTGAATTTGCCATTGTAATCTTCGGCAAGCTTGTCGTAAAGGGGGCCGACCATCTTGCAGGGTCCGCACCACGGCGCCCAGAAATCCACTTCCACTGGCAAATCCGCCTGAAACACCTCTTCCTCAAAAGTATCGTCCGTAATGTCCACTACCTTGCTCATTGTTTCCTCCTCCATAATTTTATTTATCCATTTCATCACAAGAACAGTAGCGACGCTGCTATTCCAGCCAGTACCGGATAGAGCAGCTTGACCTTGAAGAATAGTGCGGCAAACGTCCCACCGGCGATGAGAATGCGAATCGCCTCCCAGGGGACCTTCAAGCCGAAGCGAATCGTTACGGAAAGGAGCAGCCCCACAAAGGAAAACAGGATGCCGTGCAGAGCCCGGCTGAACCAGGGAGATGTCCGGAGCCGATCGTAGTAGGGAACCATTCCGGCGATGATTACGAAGGAAGGCAGGAAGATCGCGGCAGTGGCAATGATGCCGCCTGCCAGGCCGTACTGCAGATAGCCGATGAAGGTGGCAGTGATGACAATGGGTCCCGGCGTGATCTGTCCGAGGGCGATTCCATCCAGAAAGGTCCTGGTGTCCATCCAGCCATGGACGGACACCACCTCGTTGAACATCAAGGGAACCGAGGAAAAACCGCCCCCGAAGGCGAACAGGTCAATCTTTGCCATCAGGAAGGCCAGCGTGAATAATTCTCTCTTCAACAGATAGAGCAGGATTAAGACCCCTGCCGCAACAAGGATTATCCAGGCCAGGGGCTTCGGGGAGAAGGAGTTCTGGCCGTCAAA
Above is a genomic segment from Syntrophobacterales bacterium containing:
- a CDS encoding DctP family TRAP transporter solute-binding subunit yields the protein MRKKPVSVIVAIVFSLVCFAFSAEAKIVVKYGHVGPPIHPQHHGAVAFAKYVNEKTNGEIEVQVFPLGQLGGERSMCEQVQGGTLHMTSATAGVLANFVPEIGIIELPFVYPDRETAYKVLDDKDVRERFAKYAEAKGFVFIGYTENEFRDMTNSKRPIKNPDDLKGLKIRVLEAPMMIDTFKALGTNPTPLPFPEIYNALQQKVIDGQDNPIFTSIMMKFTEVNKFATITNHVLTECPTVVSRDFWKSLTPPQQKIFREAAAVQLKVNREGNAKNRLVALEKAKAQNVDVHVLTAGEREAFKKVVQPVLEKYRASYGAEWFDFYLKKIDFHAKKK
- a CDS encoding TRAP transporter small permease gives rise to the protein MDGILRKLNRFEEGMVGFALLGLALLTAVETCLRYTISYTFSWFGELANYTMIFCAYLGASIGVKYGTHFSMEALSEYLPDRASHALKVLAYGISGVICLLFVYYGTIHILKTSAFGVKSPALQLPMFIPYLPIPLFSATMGFRFFVLSLQHFRGFLKNEPFARIRRK
- a CDS encoding TRAP transporter large permease subunit, translated to MTLTIVLLCFLIFLVIGMPIALVLGATTAVYLIFIAHAPLTSLIQQLFNGLDNFVLLGVPFFILAGNIMAEGAISKRLVAVMRLCVRRFTGGLAMASVLACLFFAAISGSSPATVIAIGGIMMPALIKDGYGERFSVGLLTSAGSLGILIPPSIPMILYALVMNVSVAELFLAGFLPGLFIGGVLMTYSVIRAKRQGWRSEDSYTLAEGTKIIKEGLWALFLPLLVLGGIYGGIFTPTEAAAVSVVYALLVELFIYRELKPRQLFSVCRDSAILSGSLLFILSCAMSFIWMLTVEQIPVKLAEVIVSNIESKWLFLLAVNGVLLLIGGLMDIVTAIVVISPILAETLNRYDINYIHYGIIMIVNVELGFLTPPFGLNLFVAMAVMRRSLVEISRAVLPFILLFLACLLIITYVPQLSTLLPELFLR
- the trxA gene encoding thioredoxin produces the protein MSKVVDITDDTFEEEVFQADLPVEVDFWAPWCGPCKMVGPLYDKLAEDYNGKFKFCKINVDENQQTATKYQIMSIPMQMFFVDGQKVDEILGAVPESTIKAMVDKILEKFPSDEKGRLKTLISSWAKSNAQHGQKFSKWLEKASETKGTPLYEKALAASQELEKAGLGLSRLLADL
- the chrA gene encoding chromate efflux transporter → MIKTPTAGDIFLSFFRLGLTAFGGPAMLAEIRKMAVGEKEWLTEESFREGAGLCQMIPGATAMQAAAYVGLRSRGIGGAAASFVGFGLPAVILMLILSALYTRAHALPAVVSAFSGLQAVVVAIVAHAAFTFGKTWLKDWKGALVALAAAIMFGFGVHPIGVILLSGLFGLGFYYRQTFPTKATFDGQNSFSPKPLAWIILVAAGVLILLYLLKRELFTLAFLMAKIDLFAFGGGFSSVPLMFNEVVSVHGWMDTRTFLDGIALGQITPGPIVITATFIGYLQYGLAGGIIATAAIFLPSFVIIAGMVPYYDRLRTSPWFSRALHGILFSFVGLLLSVTIRFGLKVPWEAIRILIAGGTFAALFFKVKLLYPVLAGIAASLLFL